One Glycine max cultivar Williams 82 chromosome 1, Glycine_max_v4.0, whole genome shotgun sequence genomic window, GTCGTTGGAGCTAACAATTCCTGCGGATTACCGGTGCCCGATAAGCCTAGAGCTCATGCGCGATCCCGTCGTGGTGGCGACAGGACAGACGTACGATCGTGCATCGATCAAGCTCTGGATGGATTCAGGACACAACACGTGTCCAAAAACGGGTCAAACGCTATCACACACCGAGCTAATCCCCAATCGCGTGCTGCGGAACATGATAGCAGCGTGGTGCCGCGAGCAGAGAATCCCCTTCAAAGTAGAAACGGTTACAGGGAAACACAACAGCGGAGTTACCAACAAAGCCGCATTAGAAGCCACGCGAATGATGGTGTCATTTTTGGTCAACAAGCTCAAGGGAAATGGACATGGAAAGGAAGATAATGATAACGTTAACGTTCCTTTGAGTGTTGAAGACGCAAACGGCGTCGTTTACGAGCTTCGGGTGTTGGCGAAGACAGATTCGGGTAGCCGAGCCTGTATAGCCGAAGCGGGAGCGATTCCACTATTGGTTCGGTTCCTTAATGCGGAGGAGAATCCGAGCCTGCAGGTTAACGCCGTGACGACGATTTTGAACTTGTCTATATTGGAAGCGAACAAGACTAAGATAATGGAGACTGACGGCGCGTTAAACGGCGTCGCAGAGGTTTTGATTTCGGGTGCCACGTGGGAGGCGAAGGCGAACGCGGCGGCGACGGTGTTTAGCTTGTCGGGTGTGGCGGCGCACAGGAGGAGGCTGGGGAGGAAGACACGTGTCGTGAGCGGGTTGGTGGGGTTGGCGAAGACTGGGCCAGAGGGGGCAAGGAGGGACGCGCTGGCAGCAGTGTTGAATTTGGCGGCGGATAGGGAGACGGTGGCGAGGTTGGTGGAGGGGGGTGTGGTCGGGATGGCGGCAGAGGTGATGGCGGCGATGCCGGAGGAGGGGGTGACGATTCTGGAGGCGGTGGTGAAGAGGGGTGGGTTGGTGGCGGTGGCGGCGGCGTATGCCGGGATTAAGAGGCTAGGGGCGGTTCTGAGGGAGGGGTCAGAGAGGGCGAGGGAGAGCGCGGCGGCGACGCTGGTGACAATGTGTCGGAAGGGGGGGTCGGAGGTTGTGGCGGAGCTGGCGGCGGTGCCCGGCGTGGAGAGGGTTATTTGGGAGCTCATGGCAGTTGGGAGTGTCAGGGGGCGGCGGAAGGCGGCGACGTTGTTGAGGATTATGCGGCGGTGGGCGGCCGGGATCGATGGTGGAGAGAATGAAGGGTTCACGACAACTACTACTACCATGGTTGCTTCCTCAACTACTATGGTTGTTCCAACCACCACCTCTTCGTTAGCACAGTAACAAACAATTTGCCTGTTAAAACATTGTGAATTACAATTTGTAAATGTCTC contains:
- the LOC100784832 gene encoding U-box domain-containing protein 16 is translated as MAISPETFPTRKRRPENMASFMSPKINDLNVLCSLLQLTDQICSLNLTTTLLNRVSSSTIRKTQLLGVVFEELVRVSNLNSNSSVLFLCLEEMYIVLHNIKILIEDFSNGSKFNLLMQIETVADNFHRLTGELSTLLDVLPLQELDLNDDVRELALLVRKQGSEAKAFIGAEQISLRNDVVFVLDRIKNEIVPDQAHLASIFEKLEIRDASSCRAEIESLEEEIHNRSEEQPKTDLVALIGLVRFAKCVLYGASTPSQKTVTMRRNQSLELTIPADYRCPISLELMRDPVVVATGQTYDRASIKLWMDSGHNTCPKTGQTLSHTELIPNRVLRNMIAAWCREQRIPFKVETVTGKHNSGVTNKAALEATRMMVSFLVNKLKGNGHGKEDNDNVNVPLSVEDANGVVYELRVLAKTDSGSRACIAEAGAIPLLVRFLNAEENPSLQVNAVTTILNLSILEANKTKIMETDGALNGVAEVLISGATWEAKANAAATVFSLSGVAAHRRRLGRKTRVVSGLVGLAKTGPEGARRDALAAVLNLAADRETVARLVEGGVVGMAAEVMAAMPEEGVTILEAVVKRGGLVAVAAAYAGIKRLGAVLREGSERARESAAATLVTMCRKGGSEVVAELAAVPGVERVIWELMAVGSVRGRRKAATLLRIMRRWAAGIDGGENEGFTTTTTTMVASSTTMVVPTTTSSLAQ